The window TTTGGGCCCAGCCGGATTCTGCAGCCCAGCTCTTCCGAAGCCTTTGAAAAATCTCCTGCTACAAGCCCGGGAAGCAGAATAAGGTCATACCGGTTTGAAAATTTTGCTTCTAAAAATGATTTAATGAGCTTTTTAGGAGTTATAAATGCGGCAATATCAATATCTGCTACGAGGACGTCTGCTTTTTCTCCAACTGCTTTCCTCACAGTATTTTCTGCAAGCCGTCCTGTTGCAATCAAAATTTTCATATTTTTTAAATAGAATAGCTAATAAAAAAGAGTATCTGTTCAATAGCCACTCTAAAAATGAGTTCCCGGTCAGGAAAAACCCGAGCTACCTGCCTTGAGGGAGCTTCCTTTCATAAATCTCTGATTGTTCTCCGGAAAGCTCCGGAGAATAACCTGAGGGGGCCCGGAAACCTGCGGGTCCGAGTTTTTGCCTGAATCCGGTTTAATTTATAAAATCAATAATCGATTCGTCGTGCTTTTTTCTGAGAGGCCCTGCAGTCTCTCCTCTTCTGCCCGCAGGGGGTATTCTTCCAAATCTCTGTTCCTGGATGGGTTCAGCTTCGGCTCTGGACTCCAGGATTCCAGCTCCCGCCTGAGGGCCCAGGATCTGGGCAGATTGGACTCCTGTCATGATTGCCATTACCCGGACTTTGCCTTCATAATCGTCCCTGATCCTTGCGCCCCATATTACATTAGCACTCGGGGAAAGTTCATAGGTAAGCATAGAGGCAATTTCCTCGGCTTCCTTCAAACTCATGTCAGGGCCGCCTGTTATATGGACAAGGCTTCCGGTTGCACCCTTGTAATCAACATCAAGCAGGGGGTGATTCAGGGCAGTCCGCACGACTTCAGTGCTCTTGTCCTGGCTCTTGGATTCTCCAACAAGCATGACGGCAACTCCGCCGCAGCTCATGATTGTTCTGATATCGGCGTAGTCAAGGTTGATCAGAGAGGGCACTGTAATGGTTTCAGTTATTCCTTTCACGGTTTCGGCAATTAACTGGTCCATTACTGAAAAAGCCTGGTCAATCGGAAGGTTAGGTACGTAGTTTAGCAGCCTGTTGTTGTCCAGGACAATTACTGTGTCCGCTGCCCTGCGCAGTTCTTCAAGTCCTTCTTCTGCTTTGAATATACGGGCTCTTTCGACCCTGAAGGGGCTTGAAACCATCCCTACGACGATCGCTCCCTGTTCTTTTGCAACCTCGGCAACTACGGGAGCAACTCCTGTTCCCGTGCCTCCTCCAAGGCCTGCTGTAATGAAAACAAGGTCTACATTCTTTAAAACTTCTTCAAGAGTGCCTCTGGCAAGTTCTGCAGCTTTCTTTCCTGTTTCGGGATAGCCGCCTGCTCCCAGGCCTCTTGTGAGAGTTTTTCCTACAAGGATCTTCTTGTCAGCCCTTACATTGTCAAGGTGCTGCTTGTCTGTATTGATACATACCGTTTCGGCGCCTTCGATGCCTATGTTGTAGAGCCGGTTTACGGTATTATTTCCTGCGCCCCCGCATCCTACAATCATAATTCTCGGCTGCCCGAAGTCTTCTAAGTCTTCTTCGGAGGAGGAAGTTTTTCGGTATTCCTTCTCTTTTTCGCTGAATCTCATTGCTTCCTGTACTATAGATTGCAATTTATCCCCTCGGCTGGATTTCGTTTATCATGTTATCTTTATTTTTTTTGACTCCCCACCCTCTTTATCGGGGGGTAAATTTCTGGTTGTATTCAGGTTGAATTGGGGATAACCTGTAAAAATCTAATAAAAGATTTTCATCCGTTATCTTTAATAAGTTGACACCCTACTACATTTAAACATACCGAATTTATTTATACAGTGTTCCCTAATTGTATATGAAGTTTAAATATGTCGCCCATAAATTTCATATATTTTACTTTTTTCTGCCTTTTTTCCTGAATTCTCAGGGTAAAAAGGTAACTAACTTACGCAATATTTATATATAGTTATCTAAAACTTTTTTGAAAGTCTAATTTATCTGGAATGCTATCCTGATCATGCATGTCAGGGCAATTTTTCTTCTCTTTCTTACATGTTATTTTACGGCCCTGCTTTCCTCTTATTATTGGATATGTGATCTCTATGATACTTTTTCGTTGAGACTTCCAAACTGGTAGACTTTCAATTTTATGAAACTGTTTATATTATTACCTTCAAGTAGAAGTCTCATCTTAAAAACTTTTTCGGTATCATTCGATGATTTTAAGGTACTTACTTATTTTTTTCAGTAGTTTGGGTGGACTGCACATAAATGTTTATATACATTTAAGTTATATCTCCTGAATTTTCTGATTATCCCCTTAGATTCTGTGTTTAATATTAACTTAATTATTTTCTTCAGTTTGCACCTTCTGAATGACGGTTTCCTTTTATACAGGGAAAAATCTAGAGATTTGAATCCTTTTCACAATCTTATTATAAAAGCTTCTTCTCACTTTAACGAACTTGTAATTATAGGGCTGTTCCTTCAGGAATGCCGGGAAAGCTTTAAGACTGCAAAACCATTTTTACTTTGAGTTACTTTTCCCTAACTCTTTACCAAACTGCATTTCGGAAGAGTCATTAATTGTTCATTAACTTTACCAAATCTTCCTATACAGTTTTCATTTATTTAGGTTCAGGAGCCAGAAACGTGTTAAAAGCATTAATTTTTGATATGGATGGAGTTCTCGTAGATTCCATGCCTTTCCATGCAGCAGCCTGGAAAAAGGCTTTTCTTGATGTGGGTATGGAAATCCAGGACGAGGATATCTATGCAATCGAGGGTTCAAATCCCAGAAACGGCCTTCCTCTACTTATCAGAAAAGCCCGAAAAGAGCCCGAAGCTTTTGATTTTGAAATTATCACTGCAATCTACAGGCAGGAGTTCAAACGAATTTTTGAACTGAAGGCTTTCGATGGGATGAAAGAATGCCTCGAACTGCTTAAAGTACGTTTCCTGCTCTCGGTAGTTTCAGGCTCAGACCGCCTTATAGTTAACGGAATCCTTGACCAGCTCTTTCCCGGTATCTTTGATGCCGTGGTTACCGGAGATGATGTCCTTAATTCCAAGCCCCATCCGGATCCTTTTCTGAAGGCAGTTGAGCTTCTTAAAGTCGGTAAAAAAGAATGTGTCGTTATCGAGAACGCCGTTCTGGGCGTGGAAGCCGCAAAAGAGGCTGATATTTACTGTATAGGGATCCCCACATATGTGGAGCCTTCAAAGCTCAGCAGGGCAGATCTGGTGGTGGGAGATCACAAAAAGTTAATGGAACATCTTCTTAGCCTGGGGTAATCTCCTCATTCTTAAAATAGGGATTGTGGCCCCAGGGGGTCACAGTAGCCTTACGGTTTCGAGGTTCGTGAGAGCACGTGTCTCGATCTTAAGTTTCTTGTAAATAGAGCTGGCCAGGTCCACGCAGGCTTTTTCGTCTCCGTGTTCGGTGAACACTCTCTCTGGACGGGGCTGCATTCTCTTTATATAATCCATAAGCTGTCTCCTGTCCGAGTGGCCTGAGAAGCCGTCTACTACCTGCACTTCCATGTTCATTTTCAGGATTTCGTTGTTTCCGTTCTTTCCTGTCATGGGGATTTCCTTCCATCCCTTCTGGATCCTGCGTCCTACAGTTCCGTCAGCCTGGTAACCTACAAACACAAGAGTATTGCGTGGGTCCTCGGCAAAGGCCCTGAAATAGTCCATAACAGGTCCTCCGTTCATCATGCCCGAGGTTGAAATAACCACACAGGGATGAGGGTTCTGAATTAGCTTCTGGCGTGCCTCATGGGAGTCAACCGGTTTGAAGCATTCGGATAGGAAGGGGTTCTGGCCTTTCTGGAAGATCAGTTTCCTTAGATCGTTGTTAAGGTATTCGGGATGGGTTGCATGGATTGCAGTAGCTTCCCAGATCATCCCGTCAAGGTAGATCGGGACATCAGGAATTATACCTTTCCTTATGGACTCTTCGAGCACGATCATAACTTCCTGGCTTCTGCCTACAGCAAAAGCAGGGATAAGTGCAATTCCTCCACGTTCAACTGTATTCTTAACCACCATCTGCAGGTGCTTTTCAGCGTCCTTAATTGCAGGCTGGAAGGCGTTAGAATTCCCATAAGTAGCTTCAGTGATGACTGTTTCAACTCTTGGGAACTTGTTAACAGCAGGGTCAAAAAGCCTGGTTTTCTCATATTTATAGTCTCCCGTAAAGACTACATTATGGAGCCCATCTCCAATATGGAAGTGGGAAATTGCCGAGCCCAGGATATGACCTGCATTGTGGAAAGTCAGTTTTATGTCAGGAGCGATGTCTGTTACTTCCTCATAGTCCAGAGGTATGGTGTGTTTGAGGGTCTTTGTTATCATCCCTGATTCGTAAGGGCTCTTCTTCCCTTCTTTAGCTGCCACGTCGATGTAATCGAGCTGGAGCAGTACCATAAGGTCTCTTGTGGGAGGCGTACAGTAGACAGGCCCTTCGTACCCATACTTGAAAAGCAGTGGGACAAGTCCCTGGTGGTCCAGATGTGCATGGGTAACTATTACGGCATCTATATGGCTTAATGGAAAAACTTCAGGAACGTAGAGGTAAGGCGTCATGTTTTCGTCAGAACCTACATTGACTCCGCAGTCAATCAGGATTCTGGATTCAGGAGTCGAAAGTAAAAAACAGCTTCTTCCTACTTCTTTGCATCCCCCAAGGGCTGTAACCCTTACCCACTGGTCTTTTGAGGTACACTCCCTGTGAATTTTCCTCCCCACGGTTTTCAGGATTTCTTTTCTTTCTTTGAGGTTGTTCCTCATGAACTCCCGGATGTTTTTCACTGTACGGGACTTAATAGGAGGGGTCCGGACAACTTTGGGAATCCAGCCGATCTGCTTTGTAATCTCTCTCAGGGTTGCGCCATGTTTTCCTATTACAAGCCCAGGTTTTTCGGCTTCGATGATCACTTCTCCGGAGTCGGGGTCAAAATAGTAGCTCGAGATTACGGATTCTTTTGGAACAACTTCTTCAATTATAGAAATAGAGTCTTCAGGAGTTGCAAGCACCCTGGGATCAGGACGCATAGCAATCCGCGTCCTTAGTTCTTTTGCCAGGTTGCGGATGATATTTCCGTCGTCTGCGAATTTACGGGGCTCTTCAGTGTACAGGACAAGCTGAGGGCCTTCGAATTCGACGTCGGTAATTGTAACTCCGGCGGGTAGATTTTTCTCAATTTTATTTTTGAGGTCTAATAGCACGTCTTCAATAGGCATTAAGAATCTTCCTTTTAGTCAAAAAATCAAAAAGTATCTGGATGTTAAAAAAATAATATTTGAAAAAGGTGTTAGTTTATATTTTTAAATAAAAAACCAACAGTTAAATTATTTAGTTTAATAAAGCCCTTCTGGATTTTACTTCTTCAGGATCCAGCCTTTTGAATGCCTCCTTCGTAATTACGACTACATCGATATTTTCTCCAGAAGCTGAGTCTCTTTTCGTTGCATTGTGAATTGCCCGGATCGCAAGATCGAGACCTTCTTTCACAGTCATATCCTCTCTGTACTGGTCTTCCAGTACTCCGTAAGCCATGGGAGAACCTGAACCTGTTGACGAGATCCTTGTCTCTTCAATACTCCCCCCCATTGCATCCAGTGAGTAGATTCCAGGTCCGTTTTTGTCAACCCCTCCGATAAGGAGCTGGACCATCATGGGATAGTAGCGGTTAGCATTCAAGAAGTTAGACAGCAAAGTGGTAACTCCTTTGATTGTCATGGATTCGTTCCTGCGCATTTTGTAAAGTTGTGACTCTACACTTACCAATCGCACAAGCTGCTGAGCGTCCCCTACCGAACCGGCAGTGGTCATCCCTACCAGGTCATCGATCTGGTAGACTTTCTTTGCAGTTTTGCTTGCGATGAAATGCCCCATTGTGGCTCGCTGTTCACTTGCGAGCACGATTCCGTCAGTACAAACTACTCCTACGGTAGTTGTGCCTTTTAGATATTTGTCATTATCCATAAACATACCCTCATAATAAGTTAAAAATGAGAAATGTAGCTAAAAAAAATGTTTTATTTGAGGTGAGCATTTTTAGCTTAAATCGCAGGATTTAGCAATCCATTATCTCATTATTAATATCGCTATATATAAGTTTTCCTCCTTTTTCTAAATGCGTTCGCATTTAAAACCGGAGAATTACTTTACAAAATAATTTTTCTATTTTTCTATATACTGGGTGTCCGAATTATTCTCTCCGGGAAGTTCTTAATTTAGTGGGAAAGTCCCTCTACTTCTTCAGCGAGGTTCTTAATCCTCTGGACTACATGTTCGGATATATCCTTTTTACTCATGAGCTTCAATCTTTCGTTTATTGTTATTCTCTTTGTTCCTTTTACAAGGTTGTCGGCATGTGCAACGATTTTTTCCTCCAGACTCCGGGGGAAATAATCATCTTCGGGAAGTCCGAATTCCTTTGCTTCTTCTTTTGAAACTCCGGCTCCGATATGCCGTTTGATTATTTCGGCAACTTCAGGTTCGACTCCTTTGTTTTTAGCCAGCTTGAATCCTTCAACCGCATGAGCAATCCCATGAGTCCGGCACCTTCCTAAGTCGTGCAAAATAGCCCCTACTTCTACAAGCTCCGGATTTACGTTATTTCCGGCTGTTTTTGCCTTTTCTGCGATCTCGACTGCAAGTGAGGCAACCACCTTGCAGTGTTCGATTACATTAGGGGCGCAGCCTGATTCTTCAAGCAGCCTTATTGCCTGGGCCGGGGTAGTCAAGATCAATTCCTTATATATTATTCAAGGCATCCACGCGCTTTTTCAGGACTCCCACAAAAAGGGAGTTGTCGTAATAGGCCAGGTCTTCTCCGCACATGGGACAGAGAAATTCTGTTTCAGTTGCTTCGTCAAAAAGAAGGCGAACACAGCCCTGAGGGCACGTATAGAAAACATTGTTGTCTTCAAATTCCAGGCGAGTCTTCAGGTTGCGGAGCAGTTTTTTCTTTTCCCTCATAAGCTGGTGCTCTATGCCGGAAAAGTCCAGATGCCAGAGATATGTCAACCATCCGCTGTTTGAATCTCTCTCTCTTACAACGATTGCAAATTTATTCTCATAAAGTATGAATAGAGTTCTTCTCACCGTATTCAACAGAACTCCAGTCTTTGTTGCAATTTCTTCATCCGTGATCTCGCCTTCGGGCATATCTCCTATCATTTTAAGCCCGTCTTCCCCTACAAGGCTCATAAGATATCCTCTAATTACCTTGTCATTTAAATCGACCAAAGTGTTCACCTCGCAAATCCCTTATCTAAATTGGATATACCAGTATTAAAGTTTGCATTAAGCTTTTTCTCAAAGAGATTTCTCATCTCTAGAAAAAGCTGCACTTTTGAAACCGAACCTCATGCTTTTCCGGCAGGGTTCAGAGGCTTTCTTCCTTCTTTCGTTTGGTTTGCAATAAAAGTCTTTATCCTTTCTGCCCCTCTTTCAAGAGATAGGATTGCCTCGTCTCTTGTTGAGGCGCATGCAAACAGGGAGGTAAGAGGCCAGTCAGGCTCAGTAACAGTTCCCATGGAAGGAATATCAGCGCTTTTTTCCTTGAGAATGACGTTCATGAGTTTTCTGTCTATAAAAAGTTCTCTATCTGAGTACAGAACCCCTCGTGCAGCAAAAAGTTTTGCTTCAGGTTTTTCGGGAAGTTCTCCTCTGAAGCATCCAATATGGGCTTCAAAAAGGTTAATTTTCGTCGACATCTCTATGGTGTCCAGGCTGCCCTGAAATCTTGGGTTTACTTCCAGCACTACAGGCCCCTTTTCCGTTGCCAGGAAATCTACGCCATTTGAGCCCAGGAGCCCGAGTTCGAGCACCAGTTCTTCAGCAAGGGCTTCCATTTCCTCCGCGTGCGCTGTCTTGAAAGGAGTTACGTTTCCGCAGTAGGCAAACGGAAGCCTTGAAAGCCAGGGCGCTCCTATCAATTGCTCATTTACAGCAATTGCCAGAGCTTGATTGTTTGTGGAAAGCAAAGAAACGCTTGAAGGAATTCCTTCCAGAAACTCCTGGATTACAACCTCCTTTTCCGCAAATTCCGGGTCCAGCCTGGATAATTCTTCTAAAGCTGACAGCAGTTCCTGCCTGTTCTTTGCAACCCTGTTAAAGATTCCCCCTCCTCCTGAGGCAGGTTTGAGAATAACAGGGTATTCGATATCATCCAACTCCTCTGGAGAATAACAGTGAGGGTGCGGCATCCCAAGGGCTTCAAGCTTTTTTGCAAGGTGCAGTTTGTTTGAAGCTTCCTTAACTGCGTCGGGGCAGCTGGCAAGTACGGGACAGGGGAAACTGCCCGGGTCCAGCATCTCCATTCCCGAGCCGGGTACTATGGCGTCAAAGTCAAGCCCGAAGGCGTTCATTTGAGCTATTATCCAGCGAGGATCAAGCTGATGGAGTTCACTTGAAGTCCTGCACTCAAGGAGAGCTGATGCATATGCACATTTTTGCAGGTCAAGGTCACGAAAAGCATCTATGGAGCAGACAGCATAACCTGCCCTGCTTGCCGAGCAGACGATGTTTCGCGTATCAAACCCAATTGCAAGGATATTCTGCATGTTTTCTCGTTTTTCCGGATTTTTCATAAATTCTCAGCAGGAAACCCCTGAGTCTTTAGCTCAGGGGAGGAATGCGTCAACTTCTCCGTCCTGCTCTGTTGAATTAGTTTTTTATTAATGTAATGAGGGCGAATAAATCACCCTCCACCTACATACGTAGGGTCATACGTATCCGAATTGTGGACTCCAACTTCGTGAAGTTGGAGTGTTACAGCGTAGCTGGAACCAGTCAATTCCGGAATCCGTCCTCCTCTCGATCTGATATGGAAAGTTTTAACGATGCAAGCACTGTCCCTACCTCTCAGGACTGTTTAACCGGCATCCTTAGAGCCTTTAACTGAGGCGACATTCAAGGGTAACTATTTCTTTCCTATCGTTTACCGATTTTCCATTGCTCCTAATCGGTGATCTGGTCAACCAGGGCTTGTTAAACAAGCCCCTGAGTCTTTAGCTCAGGGTAGTTGACTTTTCCTGCGGCACATCGGAGTGTGCCAGCGCAAAGATTCCATATTCTGTTTTCAGAACCGGGATTTCACTTCCTGCTTCTGCACTAAAGGACATTGGCTTTTTTATTGCAACAGTTTTATACGTCTCGGGGTCAAGCACAAGAATTGCATTTTCTTCGATTGAAACCAGAACTGTAAAAACAGCATCCTCAAGATTTGCAATTTTTTCTGCGCCTTTGAGGTCTTCAGGAGTTGAAATAAACCTGGAGCCGTCTTCAAGGCTTATCCCGTTGACTTTCTTGCCTGAGCTTCTTATCTGGATAATCTTTCCCCTGAACCTTATCACGTCTCCTGGCATGAATTCCGGAAGGCGCATGGCGAAAGTAATCCTGTAGAGGTTTTTCCCGTCTTTCATCCCAACAAGGGTAGGAGACTCGGAAAAACTGCCTCCGAGTTCGTTAACGATCAGTCGGCAGACTTGCCTGCTGGCGTTCATGGAACCCATGTAGAGGTCAATTCCTTCCTTCAGTTCAAGGGCTTCGCTTATAAAGGCAAGCCGGTCGCCTTTCTTTCTCATGCTTTCCATGGATTCCCTGGCAATGGCAGAGCAGCTTCTCTTTTCCTCTTCAGTAGGGAACCTGCCTGCTGCCCTTATCTGAATGATTGCTTCAAAGTATCCTCCGGATTCACGGCTACACATATCGCAGGCTGTCCGCTGAATCCTTACTTCGGTTTTAGCTTCGGCATGGACTGGCTCTTCTTTGACTATTGCATTTATTTCGGCTCTCACCCTGTATATATAAGGCGTCATTTCTTTTGGTTCCATACAGAGTTCCACATCGCTGGCTTCATCGTGGATAAAAAGGGCATTTTCTACGGCTTTCAGCACCACTTCTTCGACATTGCCGATGTTTTCCCAACGGCTCCTGTGGAAGTATGCTCCGCAGCTGGAACAGATCCTTACGTGAAGTACAAGAGGCAGCTCAATTGGTTTGAAGGTTTCAAAGAAACAGTCCCTGCAAACGGAATCAAAAAGTTTATCGCATTCGTTGCCGCATTTCGGGCATGTGATGGAATTCATCTATAATCCTTACTGATAATCTTCTTGGAATAGTGGGTCTTAGAATATTTAGAAAATAAAGTTTCTATAGTAATACTGAACAGTTCACCTGTTAAGTACTCTCATGTTATTTAAGAATAGCTGGGTCTGCTAATTTTACCTGTAAGCATCCAGGCTCCCCGAATTTTCCGAAATGCAAAACCAGCAAAAAGGTACAACATAGTTGCAAATCGATTTTGAAAAATATATAGTCTAAACTTTAATTAAATAGGTACTTGTCTTATATTAATATTTCCCATCCTAGTTGCGCCGCCCTAGTTGCGCCACCTGAATTGCGCATCGGGATCACAGAAAATCATATCTTTTCTGGGAGTTGCACTGCAAGTGCAACAGTACGCGGTCCTTTTCGCTACGCTCAAGAGGACTATTTTATGGTTTATTATAGTAGTGAGCTTCGTTCAAGTGGACTAATCTATATAAACAGATGCTGATATTAAACAGATGCTGATATTAAACAGATGCTGATATTTGTCCAGGATGGCTGATTTTTTACTGGACTGAAACCCAATAGCTCCTGAATATGCAAGAAAGCGAAGTCTATTAAAAACCAGAGTTTCCTGAAAAGCTAACAGCTAACTTATTTAAAAGGGACTGAAATTGTAATTAAAAAAAGAACATTCCGTGTCATGGAGACACGGAACTGTAAGTTTTTCAATTTACATTTGGATTTATTGTTTTGGGGGCCAGTTCTTCTCGATCCAGCCAGGTATACGGCCGGAGTCCATTGGACCAACCTTTACATTTGCACCAAGTGTATCTTCGAGGTCACCCTGCAGACGTGCTGAGAGACCTGGAATGATAAGGGTGTGGTGGTTTGTGTCCTTATTGAGGTCGAAACCAGCTTTGTCGAAGGCGTCCTTTACCTTTGCGGAAGTCAACTGACCACCGGCAACGGAAGCTTCCACACCAATACCATCGGTGTCAACTGCAAGCAACCAGCATACGATGCCATTTGCTGATATATCGCTTTCTACCGTGTAGTAGGTAAGGGCGAAGTTGGTGGTGAAGAACACCGGAGAGTCTTTGTCAGGTTCTCCAACCTTATACATACCTCCGTCCACGGAGACAGGTGTCCTCGGGTCGGTGTATATTGTTTCAGCCAGGTGCATTTCAGGCAGTGCGGCATATGGCTCCAGACTGTGGAGGATCATAATGTCGCCGTACCTGATTGTGAAGACTGAAGCAATAACGGTTTCCCAGTAGGAGGCGCTGACAGGGTCTGCAATTCCTGCCATCCAGGCTGTGAGCGGGAGAGCCATGATCGGGTATGCGATCTCGGTGTCGCCCATAATGCCTGCTCTCCTGATTTTCAGGAAGTTGTTGAAGGAGTCCTTCAGGCCTTTGCCGCTTGGGTAGGTCCCCGGGTCGAGCACAATGTCCTGAATTCCGGACTCTGCAAAGGTCTTTGCAAGGGTCTTAAGGGCATCGAGGTCATTGAAGGCTGAAACTACAACAGGCACCTTGTACTCAAGAGCAAGTTCTCCGACTTCTTTCCAGTTGTCCTTGTTTGCAGCGTAGAGCAGTGGGTTTTTGTCCTTTGCAACCTCAAGTCCTGCCTTCAGGACTGCGGGGTTGAAGGAACAGAAGATCATAGGCAGGCCTATTTCTGCTACCTTCTTTACGGCTGCTGCGAACTTTGCCGGGTCGTTGGAAGTAGCTTTGATTGCCACACCGTCGAGAAGCAGGTTGCGTCCTACATAGAACTTCTTGAAGTCAGCGATTTTGTTTACTCTCTCAATAAGGGCGGCTTCTTCGAGGTTGTCTGAAACATCGAAGAACAGCTTTGTCTTATTGAAGAAAGTGAGCTTGTGGCGGTACAGGACATCGTCTCCACCGATGTTTACTGCCTTTTCACCTACTCCTATGGTAACCTGGCGGATCTCAGGAGCAAGGATAATATCGAGTTCTTTAAGCTTCTTTGCGTACTTCTTTTCCTTGACCAGGGGTGGGCAATCTGATGTCTTACCGGACCTGTCAATCAGCTTGGAGGCAAAGGCCATACATGTAGGTTCACCACATTCTCCACAGTTGGTCTGGGGCAGGTACTTGTAGGCTTCTAATGGGCTGTTTATTTTCATGTTTTACACCTCCGTTCCGATCCAGTTGCCGATGTCAACAGGCTCTGCGTCGACTAAGCCGAAAAGGGTCTGAGTGATCTGCTTCAGGACTGCAACCGAGGTTGGGTGCATCATCATGAAGAGATCGTTTCCTGCAAGTGCAAGGGACAGACCTGTGACGATTTCCCAGATAGGTCCTCTGTATTCTCTTGGGCCCCAGTCAGTGTCCTGACCCAATGGGGAGCCAACCATCCATGATTCACGAGCACCCCATGCGTTGGTGGTACCTGAAGACATCGGGAAGGTCAGTTCGTCATCACCCATAAGGGCTGCAAGTCTGATGCGCTCCATGTTGGTGTAAGCGTAGTCGAGACCATACCCGAGGGCGGCAGTGGTTGGGTCCATGATGATTCTGTCTCTGGGCACTTTGCACTGCTTCATTAGTTTCCTGTTAAGTTCCTTCTGGGCGTTCATGTCCAGCTGGGTCCAGGAAAGCACGTCGTGGTCGTACTTTAATGCGGCTTCTGCGATTACGGCATAGTCCAGGTTCAGGCTGGCAGATGCAAGGAGGCAGCGTTCGCCTTCCGCAGCTTCGGCGGCTTTTGCCAGAACTTCTGGGTCCTTCTGTGGGTTTCCTGATCCACCAATGGCTATTGGCACATCAACGGCCTGCAGGACTTCCTCAACGGTCTTGGCTGCGTCCTTGGGGGATGTATCTTTAATAAGTGGGTCGGTTGAAATCAGGTGGATGGTGATCATGTCGGCGTTGAACTTTTCAACGTTCTTCTTTGCCCATTCTCCAGGGCTGTCCATGACCTCATCGTAGTTCTGCTTAACAGCCTTTGCCAGGCCGATTCTCATGTCGAACACGTCGATTGTGACCTGGTTCCTGTTCGGCATTGGAGCATCAAAGTAGAATGGAAGGGCTTTTTCGCCACCTAACATTACCTGCTTTCCACGGCTTCCACCGTCTGCAGAGGTGTTTCCAATTGGAACTTCCTGGATCTGAGTTGTCCATTCTGCGATGTTTGCAACATCGAACTTGGCAGGAATGAGATCCTTAAGTTTGGGGGCTGCCAGAGCAGGAGCAATTGCGGGAGCAGCTGCGGAAGCTCCAAAGCCTACGGGGTAACCAAACATGCCTGCAAGTCTTGCAAAGTGCTGTGCAAGTACCGCACTTTCCTGCCCGAGGGCAGCAGCAAGCATGGGGTCAAAGCCGCCTCCGAGTCCACCGAGATCAATCTCAATGTCCCCTTCTATAGTCACACCCTCGAGAGCTTCTACATTCATTCCCCCGAACATGTTTGTTATCTCTGATAACTTCATTTTCTTTGCCATGTAAACCTCACCGTTTCCGTAATTTTTCCGTTTTTGTGAGTGACTGTATAATAAGGAATATAATACAGAACGTGTTTCCAGATTTTTTTCCCTGATATAAGAACAGGGATCGGGGCAGGAACGAACCCTGCTCCGTTATGCTGTTTATTTTAAATACCG is drawn from Methanosarcina lacustris Z-7289 and contains these coding sequences:
- the ftsZ gene encoding cell division protein FtsZ, translating into MQSIVQEAMRFSEKEKEYRKTSSSEEDLEDFGQPRIMIVGCGGAGNNTVNRLYNIGIEGAETVCINTDKQHLDNVRADKKILVGKTLTRGLGAGGYPETGKKAAELARGTLEEVLKNVDLVFITAGLGGGTGTGVAPVVAEVAKEQGAIVVGMVSSPFRVERARIFKAEEGLEELRRAADTVIVLDNNRLLNYVPNLPIDQAFSVMDQLIAETVKGITETITVPSLINLDYADIRTIMSCGGVAVMLVGESKSQDKSTEVVRTALNHPLLDVDYKGATGSLVHITGGPDMSLKEAEEIASMLTYELSPSANVIWGARIRDDYEGKVRVMAIMTGVQSAQILGPQAGAGILESRAEAEPIQEQRFGRIPPAGRRGETAGPLRKKHDESIIDFIN
- a CDS encoding HAD family hydrolase, with translation MLKALIFDMDGVLVDSMPFHAAAWKKAFLDVGMEIQDEDIYAIEGSNPRNGLPLLIRKARKEPEAFDFEIITAIYRQEFKRIFELKAFDGMKECLELLKVRFLLSVVSGSDRLIVNGILDQLFPGIFDAVVTGDDVLNSKPHPDPFLKAVELLKVGKKECVVIENAVLGVEAAKEADIYCIGIPTYVEPSKLSRADLVVGDHKKLMEHLLSLG
- a CDS encoding beta-CASP ribonuclease aCPSF1 is translated as MPIEDVLLDLKNKIEKNLPAGVTITDVEFEGPQLVLYTEEPRKFADDGNIIRNLAKELRTRIAMRPDPRVLATPEDSISIIEEVVPKESVISSYYFDPDSGEVIIEAEKPGLVIGKHGATLREITKQIGWIPKVVRTPPIKSRTVKNIREFMRNNLKERKEILKTVGRKIHRECTSKDQWVRVTALGGCKEVGRSCFLLSTPESRILIDCGVNVGSDENMTPYLYVPEVFPLSHIDAVIVTHAHLDHQGLVPLLFKYGYEGPVYCTPPTRDLMVLLQLDYIDVAAKEGKKSPYESGMITKTLKHTIPLDYEEVTDIAPDIKLTFHNAGHILGSAISHFHIGDGLHNVVFTGDYKYEKTRLFDPAVNKFPRVETVITEATYGNSNAFQPAIKDAEKHLQMVVKNTVERGGIALIPAFAVGRSQEVMIVLEESIRKGIIPDVPIYLDGMIWEATAIHATHPEYLNNDLRKLIFQKGQNPFLSECFKPVDSHEARQKLIQNPHPCVVISTSGMMNGGPVMDYFRAFAEDPRNTLVFVGYQADGTVGRRIQKGWKEIPMTGKNGNNEILKMNMEVQVVDGFSGHSDRRQLMDYIKRMQPRPERVFTEHGDEKACVDLASSIYKKLKIETRALTNLETVRLL
- the psmB gene encoding archaeal proteasome endopeptidase complex subunit beta encodes the protein MDNDKYLKGTTTVGVVCTDGIVLASEQRATMGHFIASKTAKKVYQIDDLVGMTTAGSVGDAQQLVRLVSVESQLYKMRRNESMTIKGVTTLLSNFLNANRYYPMMVQLLIGGVDKNGPGIYSLDAMGGSIEETRISSTGSGSPMAYGVLEDQYREDMTVKEGLDLAIRAIHNATKRDSASGENIDVVVITKEAFKRLDPEEVKSRRALLN
- a CDS encoding TIGR00295 family protein translates to MTTPAQAIRLLEESGCAPNVIEHCKVVASLAVEIAEKAKTAGNNVNPELVEVGAILHDLGRCRTHGIAHAVEGFKLAKNKGVEPEVAEIIKRHIGAGVSKEEAKEFGLPEDDYFPRSLEEKIVAHADNLVKGTKRITINERLKLMSKKDISEHVVQRIKNLAEEVEGLSH
- a CDS encoding transcription factor; the protein is MVDLNDKVIRGYLMSLVGEDGLKMIGDMPEGEITDEEIATKTGVLLNTVRRTLFILYENKFAIVVRERDSNSGWLTYLWHLDFSGIEHQLMREKKKLLRNLKTRLEFEDNNVFYTCPQGCVRLLFDEATETEFLCPMCGEDLAYYDNSLFVGVLKKRVDALNNI